A genomic segment from Phragmites australis chromosome 6, lpPhrAust1.1, whole genome shotgun sequence encodes:
- the LOC133921576 gene encoding uncharacterized protein LOC133921576, with product MVVGFRRTISFPAPKSLAGAGSSANKSAAYRARSASLPCRFHPLVLQLDDDVADLRALVGRLVSDATAGSVAEGAEQLGRVLVSLSELLHHPQAQDPLRRLGRSPFAERLLDDFLRLADAHGSFRAALVALAALQAEARAALRREEPTRLASAARALRRSGRNLQRIASSARAVAGKAPPPPPADLPADAAAIATAIVDAGAAVASASAAVFSGVSCLSIAAATARVEVETTPCWMPSPTRFITPCATTGTTHHAVTTRPFSMPRIWWVADLMRWMSRAKRRSAKKQHGDGHCAAQPQRDATVDPEEQEREAAFMRLDNLGRCIADVESSGEVVFRALVNTRVSLLNILSPAF from the coding sequence ATGGTGGTCGGGTTCCGCCGCACGATCTCGTTCCCGGCGCCCAAGTCCCTGGCGGGGGCCGGGTCGAGTGCCAACAAGTCCGCGGCCTACCGCGCCCGCTCGGCGAGCCTGCCGTGCCGGTTCCACCCGCTAGTGCTCCAGCTCGACGACGACGTCGCCGACCTGCGTGCGCTGGTGGGGCGCCTGGTGTCGGACGCCACGGCGGGGTCGGTGGCCGAGGGTGCGGAGCAGCTGGGGCGGGTGCTGGTGTCGCTCTCCGAGCTGCTGCACCACCCGCAGGCGCAGGATCCGCTTCGGCGGCTGGGGCGGTCGCCGTTCGCGGAGCGGCTGCTGGACGACTTCCTCCGACTCGCCGACGCGCACGGCAGCTTCCGGGCCGCGCTGGTCGCGCTCGCCGCGCTCCAGGCGGAGGCCCGCGCCGCGCTGCGCAGGGAGGAGCCCACGCGGCTGGCGTCGGCCGCGCGCGCGCTGCGCCGGTCCGGGCGCAACCTCCAGCGGATCGCGTCCTCGGCGCGCGCGGTGGCCGGCAAGGCGCCGCCTCCCCCACCCGCCGACCtgccggcggacgcggcggccatCGCCACCGCCATCGTCGACGCGGGCGCCGCCGTGGCGTCGGCCTCCGCGGCGGTCTTCTCCGGCGTGTCCTGCCtctccatcgccgccgccaccgcgcgcGTCGAGGTCGAGACCACGCCGTGCTGGATGCCCTCCCCCACGAGGTTCATCACGCCGTGCGCCACAACGGGAACCACCCACCACGCCGTCACCACTAGGCCCTTCTCCATGCCGCGCATTTGGTGGGTGGCCGACCTGATGCGCTGGATGTCCCGCGCGAAGCGCCGATCAGCCAAGAAGCAGCACGGCGACGGCCACTGCGCCGCGCAACCCCAGCGCGACGCCACGGTAGACCCGGAGGAGCAAGAACGGGAGGCGGCGTTCATGCGCCTGGACAACCTGGGACGGTGCATCGCGGACGTGGAGAGCAGCG